In Rutidosis leptorrhynchoides isolate AG116_Rl617_1_P2 chromosome 2, CSIRO_AGI_Rlap_v1, whole genome shotgun sequence, one genomic interval encodes:
- the LOC139893095 gene encoding uncharacterized protein, which translates to MIGAGKMKQYTNVVDKPLSKGRQEVSLSGFAYLFSELVQYNQTQVDNIGELERRLEDAGYAVGVRVLELLCHREKGNRRETRLLGILSFVHSTVWKVLFGKVADSLEKGTEHEDEYMISEKELLVNRFISVPKDMGSFNCGAFVAGVVRGVLDNAGFPAVVTAHFVPVDGQQRPRTTILIKFAEEVLRREARLG; encoded by the exons ATGATCGGAGCAGGGAAGATGAAACAATACACTAATGTCGTCGATAAACCTCTCAGTAAAGGCAGACAAGAG GTGAGTTTAAGCGGATTCGCTTACTTATTTTCAGAGCTTGTTCAGTACAATCAGACTCAAGTTGATAACATTGGTGAACTTGAACGgag ATTGGAGGATGCTGGCTATGCTGTTGGAGTACGAGTTTTGGAATTACTTTGCCACCGGGAGAAG GGTAACAGAAGAGAGACTCGATTGTTGGGCATTTTATCTTTTGTACATAGTACAGTGTGGAAGGTGCTTTTTGGAAAG GTGGCTGACTCGCTTGAAAAAGGTACTGAACATGAAGACGAATATATGATTAGTGAAAAGGAGCTCTTAGTCAATAG ATTTATTTCAGTACCAAAAGATATGGGGTCGTTCAACTGTGGTGCTTTTGTTGCTGGGGTAGTAAGG GGTGTATTAGACAATGCTGGATTCCCGGCTGTTGTGACTGCGCATTTCGTACCGGTGGATGGTCAACAAAGACCTCGGACAACTATATTGATTAAGTTCGCTGAGGAG GTATTGCGAAGAGAAGCAAGATTAGGATGA